Proteins from a genomic interval of Paenibacillus sp. FSL H8-0048:
- the prli42 gene encoding stressosome-associated protein Prli42: MQRQKWFRIIIYIMLFAMIASTVLFVIEPFMAG; encoded by the coding sequence ATGCAACGACAAAAATGGTTCCGTATTATCATCTACATCATGCTGTTCGCTATGATCGCCTCTACGGTGCTGTTCGTCATCGAACCGTTTATGGCCGGTTAA